The following coding sequences are from one Granulicella sp. L56 window:
- a CDS encoding adenosine deaminase, which produces MLSRLQQRYVLVIVLCLLAAVTAQATTPKLSRARQGQRAIQAFNAAKKNSLQLRAFLVQMPKGADLHMHLSGAVYAETFLKDAATDLLCVNPAPLSLTKNIGTTRSLPPQPVCAKGDVRADNVFTNQHLYDALIDSFSMRSFVPSAGSSGHDQFFNTFDRFGNISDSHYGEWLDEVTTRAATQNEQYLEIMSTPAFGDVAKLSATIPWPTTPVDPADSRTGDATGTTPSDLAHLRAALLAGGLRDEVAIDRKQLSDAFESRNRIEHCGQPNATRACSVKIRFLYQVLRAFPPQQVFAQTLLGFELASQDPDVVGINFVQPEDAFYSMSEYHRQMRMLDYLHSVYPTVHITLHAGELAPGLVPPAGLRFHIREAIELGHAERIGHGVDIMYEEHPQALLKEMATHHIMVEINLTSNDVILGIDPAHHPLPIYRAAHVPVALSTDDEGVSRIDLTNEYVRAARDFNLTYADLKAMARTSLEHSFLPGPSLWQQPDNFIRVNAPCAAQPLGADKPTTKCAAFLQVSEKATEQWQLEHRYEVFESTLR; this is translated from the coding sequence ATGCTGAGTCGTCTTCAACAACGGTACGTCCTTGTTATCGTCCTCTGCCTTCTCGCTGCCGTTACAGCCCAGGCAACGACTCCAAAATTATCGCGGGCGCGGCAGGGGCAGAGAGCCATTCAAGCCTTCAACGCCGCTAAGAAAAATTCCTTACAACTCCGGGCCTTCCTCGTTCAAATGCCGAAGGGAGCTGATCTCCATATGCATCTGTCCGGTGCAGTTTACGCCGAGACCTTTCTTAAAGATGCCGCTACTGATCTCCTTTGCGTAAACCCCGCCCCTCTTAGCCTCACAAAAAATATAGGCACAACCCGCAGTCTGCCCCCACAGCCCGTCTGTGCCAAGGGCGACGTCCGCGCTGATAACGTTTTTACCAATCAACACCTCTATGACGCGCTGATCGACTCTTTCTCGATGCGCAGCTTCGTCCCCAGCGCAGGCAGCAGTGGCCACGATCAGTTCTTCAATACCTTCGATCGCTTCGGCAACATCAGCGACTCGCACTATGGCGAATGGCTCGACGAAGTGACCACCCGCGCTGCCACCCAAAACGAACAGTACCTCGAAATTATGAGCACGCCCGCCTTCGGCGATGTAGCCAAGCTCAGCGCAACGATCCCTTGGCCAACGACGCCTGTCGATCCCGCCGACAGCCGAACCGGTGATGCCACCGGAACCACGCCCTCCGACCTCGCTCATCTCCGCGCCGCTCTTCTCGCGGGCGGCCTCCGCGACGAAGTTGCGATTGATCGCAAACAGCTCAGTGACGCTTTCGAATCTCGTAATCGCATAGAGCACTGCGGTCAGCCCAACGCCACCCGCGCCTGCTCCGTCAAAATCCGCTTCCTCTATCAAGTCCTCCGCGCCTTCCCTCCGCAACAGGTCTTCGCACAAACACTGCTTGGCTTCGAACTCGCATCACAAGATCCCGACGTCGTCGGCATCAACTTCGTCCAGCCCGAAGACGCCTTCTACTCCATGTCCGAATACCATCGCCAGATGCGGATGCTCGACTATCTCCACAGCGTTTATCCGACGGTCCACATCACCCTCCACGCCGGAGAACTCGCGCCCGGGCTCGTCCCACCCGCCGGCCTCCGCTTCCATATCCGCGAAGCCATCGAGCTTGGTCACGCCGAACGCATCGGCCACGGCGTCGACATCATGTACGAAGAACATCCCCAGGCGCTTTTAAAAGAGATGGCGACCCATCACATCATGGTCGAAATCAACCTCACCTCGAACGATGTCATCCTCGGCATCGACCCCGCTCACCATCCATTACCGATCTACCGCGCCGCGCACGTCCCTGTCGCTCTCTCCACCGACGATGAAGGCGTCTCCCGCATCGACCTCACCAACGAGTACGTTCGCGCGGCCCGCGACTTCAATCTCACCTACGCCGATCTAAAGGCCATGGCCCGCACCTCGCTCGAACACAGCTTTCTTCCCGGTCCCAGCCTCTGGCAGCAGCCCGACAACTTCATCCGAGTCAATGCACCCTGCGCCGCGCAGCCTCTCGGAGCAGACAAGCCAACCACCAAATGCGCAGCATTTCTCCAAGTCAGCGAAAAGGCAACCGAGCAATGGCAACTCGAGCACCGCTACGAAGTTTTCGAGTCCACGCTGCGTTAG